One region of Piscirickettsia litoralis genomic DNA includes:
- a CDS encoding helix-turn-helix domain-containing protein → MMSEIIESVLDDIERMHNAGVIDTVTVQKFKKLADVPEPKHFSQKKIQAIRKKTHLSQAMFARFLNVTAGTVQKWEQGINEPAGPALVLLNLVDKQGIKAVAL, encoded by the coding sequence ATGATGAGTGAAATTATTGAAAGTGTATTGGATGACATTGAGCGCATGCATAATGCAGGTGTGATTGACACTGTTACTGTTCAGAAATTCAAAAAACTAGCTGATGTTCCCGAACCAAAGCATTTTTCGCAAAAGAAAATACAGGCTATTCGAAAAAAAACACACTTAAGTCAAGCTATGTTTGCTCGTTTTTTAAACGTTACCGCAGGGACGGTACAAAAATGGGAGCAAGGAATTAATGAGCCAGCAGGGCCGGCCTTGGTTTTATTAAATCTAGTCGATAAGCAGGGAATAAAGGCTGTAGCGCTTTGA
- a CDS encoding type II toxin-antitoxin system RelE/ParE family toxin — MWRLKNNNVAKWAKKERVTDSDLIAACQEIERGLFDADLGGGLIKKRVAIQGRGKSGGSRTLVAYKKGKRILFLYGFKKNQRSNITDKEERLLKEVAKEFFKRTEKELAHLVACEVYFELESYDE; from the coding sequence ATGTGGCGGCTTAAAAACAATAACGTGGCAAAGTGGGCTAAAAAAGAACGAGTTACTGATAGTGACTTAATTGCTGCATGTCAGGAGATAGAAAGAGGGCTGTTTGATGCTGACTTGGGTGGTGGCTTAATTAAAAAGCGAGTAGCTATCCAAGGGCGAGGAAAGAGTGGTGGAAGTAGAACGCTTGTTGCCTACAAGAAAGGTAAACGCATTTTGTTTTTGTATGGGTTCAAAAAAAATCAGCGCTCTAACATTACAGATAAAGAAGAGCGTTTATTGAAAGAGGTGGCAAAAGAGTTTTTCAAAAGGACGGAAAAAGAACTAGCGCACCTTGTTGCATGTGAAGTTTATTTTGAATTGGAGAGCTATGATGAGTGA